The following is a genomic window from Platichthys flesus chromosome 13, fPlaFle2.1, whole genome shotgun sequence.
acaaaGTTCTAAACGAAGCAGAAGCAAAACTTTTCAGTAAGTTGTTTGAACTGGTGTTTTCAGGGAGTCCTTCTCAGTGGTCATATTTCAACGTGACGCAGCCGGAGTATCAGACGGTGAACCAGGACGGGTCGGCCTCCATCAGCTGTGAACACGATGCACCAGTCCAGTCATCATCCATTTTGGATGTTCGACTCAACCGTGTGTCGTATGTAAACTGGTTCTGCCTCCGATTTGTATCTATTGTCTCGATTCTCTGTGGTTTTTTCACTGGCTTTGTTTCTCACGTCAAACTGTTCTGGGGATGATTTCACCCATTTCAAAAAAAGATTCCCTTGTTTTAACATCTGCTGTGACTTTTTCTGGTAAACACATCTTCAGCTGCATTTTAGGgaatgaaatgtttgaataaggttttattattgttattacttcAGACGCAGACCAAATACCTCAGCACTGATTGGATTCACCTCCCATTTTATACAGATCATAGACTTTGTTTAAAGATTGACGACCCTAAAATGTCCTTAATTTGGGCGCATCTTGTACTTTTGACCTTCAACTGGAATAAGTCTGCGGAGCAGTCATCGTGGCGAGGTGAGCTCAACCAATCAGAAGCATCAGACACATGAACAAACGTCAGTGGGAAaagaacgacctgaaacaattatatttattattatatttgattcatgtcccatctgctgtgctttggcttcacctttgagGAGCTTGCAATATCGTCCATCTTTTGTCTCTGGCAGCCGAAAGGCTTGGCCAAGATTGTGCACAAgtcttagcttagcttagcttagcttagcataaaagACTGAAAACAGGGGGAACGTATTACATCTTTAGCATGTGctgaaaggttcagtgtgtaagatttagggtGAATTTTTATTGGCAAAGAAATTGAACATAAAATAACCCTAGGGACGTTTcaccagtgtgtttcatctaaattgtacgaatgattgtttcttgtttctttattttttgttgttgtttctttactctagaatgAGCTctctatatttaaatactttatatttacatctggagcaggtcctctctggacaaactaaacatctttagAGTTgaatgacaactgaaggtttccacaggtttTCCTTcatgttcagctgcaacatgcaacttcaccactagatgtgaACCTTAAAGCCAAAGTGTAAAAATGACAGTCACACGTGAGACTGTTTCTTGATGTCTTTCCCTAAACATTGAAATATTCCATTTTACTCATCGGCTGATTGATGATGATAACTTTATCTTTTCTCAGAGAGGGCCGAACCTCGATGCTCTGCCAGAAGGGAATGGAAGACTGTGAGAACATCGTCATGTATCCACAGTATCCCAACAAGtgtctcttcatcctcctgaaCCTCGGGCCTGAGGACATGGACGCCAAGTACCAGTGTGAGTTCACCGTGAAGAAAGATGACATTGATAAGACCAAGAAGGGAAACCCGACCAGACTGAGGCCAGGTACGTCTGAGGCTTagtgaaacaaaacattctgttttccttttgcttgtaaagagacttgcaattttcaagctgcaacaaaatgacaaaaaatcaGAAGGAagacatttttcttatttttgaagaaatccAAAGCGTCATattgttatttctgttttcgtcagaaatgttaaaaaacaggaaattgtGGTTTTAAAGAATCAGAGCAGGAGTAAACATCATGATGCAAATAAAAGCTCCGGCCACAGaagagtaaaaagaaaagtgacatAGAAGATATATTATATAAGATATATGTATTTAGGTAAATTGTGAAGGAGAAAAAACTGAAGAtaacttttaaattaaactgttaagttaaattaaactaaactaaaagtTCAAAATGTCACAGAGAGGGACTGcgtcactcctcctcctccttctcctccacctcctcctgctcctgctcctcagctcAATGCCCTCACCTGGATACTGATTGGTCTGATGGCTCTGTTTCTCCTGTACGGCTGCGTCATCACCTGCATCTTCATCAGGCTGAGGGTGACTGTACGTCGTTGTCTTTCTATCTCTATCTACCTAGTGATGATTTGAAGTATTGTAAGAATCTTTGACATGAAGGCCGCAGGAAGCTCAACGTCAGGAAATCTTTTTATATTGATGTAGTTCAGGTCAGAACAATATATAAATTCACCATGTGGAACTATTACTTCCTATTTactctatattttattttggaatGAACACTGGAGCTAAATATCCTGACAGTAAAAACCCTGTTCCTTTTCTGACTAGAGATTTTAATTATCAGGTATAATAGTTTAACCATCCTTGGTAGAAGGGCCACAAGTTACGAGAGTGtaaactttttttattctccCGTAGAGGTGACTagactacccacaatcctcagctGTGATCTTGACATGTTTTACTCACTGAGctacaaactttatatttatttctgttccTGTTTTACAGAACCAAAACCAAAGAATTGTTCATGAGAACTCTACCTATGTGGAAATGAGGAAAGCTCCTCtgcgtgacctctgacctctccacGTCCTTTGGCTCGTGTCCCTTTACCGTCAACATAAAACAGCGGCTTCCTCCGAGTCGAGCTGAAACACAACAGTCCCAAACTATCACTTGATTTGCTACTTGATCATGCACTACTGCAGCTAACCTGCAGGAGGCGACAAAGAGATGTTTTTCTCTGCCGCTGGAGTTCATCACTGCTTTTACAGAAGAACAAAATGTAGTAACATgctattattcattatattgaatataaatatatgtccAGCTCTTTTTAATCTACCGAcagatgttttcatcttcagtaAATCCCTGCAGCTTAGTTTTTACAACATCGTTTAAATATTCTAATATAGTAAAACTGctacaaataaaacatagacTCTTATTGATTGGAGAAACAGCAGTAATGAGATTTTAGCTGATTAAACAAGCATGACTGAATCCCGTCATTAACAAGTAAAGCAGGTCGTTATTCTCACGGGGATTTTGTGAAGCGTTGAGTaagaacagaagaagaacagTCTATGGGTTTAAGAGACAATCAGGGAGATTAGAGATGGGGGAGATTAGAGATGGGGGGGGTGGAGCTGCTGTGTTGTGACAGAGTCATTTTAATATGATGATGACTTATTATCACGAACAGTACAGGTGAATGTGTTGTGGGCCAAGTTCACACGAGGCGTTCAATGACTCACAGGATCATGAAGGTGTCATTAGCTCAGGAACATCTGGAGGAGATTCAGTTGTTTTCCATGCCAGCTTCACCAGGCTCAGTTTTAAATatgtacttatatatatatatatatatacatatctcTGTGTAAAAGAAAGATTCCTCTGGTGGCAATCTCAATTTTTCTCCTTGTCCTATTTCCtgattttttcttattatttaaacTGGTCATAGTTTCCTGTTTTATCCCCTTTGCTGCTGGAACAGAACATTTTCCAATATTGAGATTAATAAAAGAAAGTCGTATCTTGTCATATTGGTGTGCATCTTtacatatcatatcatattgtaTCTTTGTGTATCGAATCTTATTGTATCTTACAACATCATATAGTATCTAATCGTATCTTATAACATTGTAGCTAATAGTATCTTGTATTATCAAATCTTATCTTGGTGAATCTCATCTTATTGTTTCTTATTGTATCATAAAGTATCTTTGTGTACAAATCTCCTAGAATCTTATATCGTATCTTATCTAAATTCTACACATTTGTCCTGATACTTaataaacacagtttgaaaGATGTACACCTTGaagatttagatttatatttcacaataaagatGATTTGATTCTGTTCATAGCTCTTCTCCAcgttcattgttttatttttcctcatcGTTAGTcactttttatgtttctatcGTAAAGTTGAAGAGCGGCTGAAGAAGTCAgcgtcatttaaaaaagaaacactcacACTGATAATCAGGGTTTGTCTTGTTGAAGTTtagacataaaacacacaattaggcaataaatgatgaattgacACGACAGGAaaagatttagatttatttttcatttaaaacatttattttctttaagtgTTGCTCTTGTCAGGTTGCATCATCActtgctgtgtttttgtttgcgtcaagtgttgatgtgtgtattttacatCATGTGTTTGCATTGGAACACGGATGTTTACCTTCACACGTCTGATTGGAGAAGAGCCGCTGAGATTAGAGGAGTAAAAACAAGAAGGTGTGAATCCTTGATGAGAGCGATTCACAAGAGAGTCATTACCTAcgtgtggatgtttgtgtcattaggtccagtgtgtgtttgtgtgtgtgtgcgtgtgtgtttgttcggtTGTCTATCTCTATGTTTGTCAGCGGTGAATGTGGTTGGTGTAACCAAGAATCTCAAAATTTTAtcgaaataataataactttctATACAGAGCTTTCCAAAATCTACTAAGgactaatattaataaaaaatgactgaataataaaaaacttaattcaaagaaatataattaaaattcaGGTAAAATCAGGAAATGCTCTGAGAACAGAAGGCTTTGTGCCCGAGGATCTCAATGTACATGTTGGCTTGTAAACGACCAAAGAGTTCTGCTGTGAGAAAAGTCGTGGAGAACATTTAGAGTAATCAGTAAAAgtccttttcaaaataatagtCCCTGTTCCAATGATGAGGCCTCACCACACGATTTTTATCCAAATGCTTTTACATGTAAGATTCACGTCTTAAGTTATTCATGTCTCTGTGAGACCTGGACCTTTTCCTTTGCTCTTCGTTATCATGCACATACCTGACTGAGGAGTCAGACTGTGTGAtttctctgaaacacacaaatacacacgtgtTGTTTACAGCGTTCATGGTTTTTCCACATTCTGTCTTCAGGGCACACAAACGCACTGAAGTCGGAACACACAACTCTGAAAACTGTTTCTGCGGAACCCATGAACGGCCAGTTTCACACAGGAACACTGTGGTGGccctgaggttgtgttttcatgtgaaacGATGCAGCTGTTCTTCTAACCAATGGGCTGCTCCATAACAACAGTCAAAGAAATATAACCTGAATATGATTGTAATGTAGGcgaaaattattatttattaaaaactgtAACATTATTACaacttaaataaagtaaaatccCGGGGGATGTGAATGAAATAgattcctctcctccatcccctgCACCTTCAGGCTGTCAGGACTCTAATGTGTTGCAAGTTTTCAATATAACACaaaagtacagagaatatagcataataacaactaaataaaaaaataaaaaagtgtccATTTGAAGACCGGTTGTGTCACAGCAGCGGAACCAGACTGTCCCATTTCAAAGGCTCCTTCAAGGGCTGCTACACATGCGGCCCCAGAGAAGCAAAGGGTCCAACTGGTGGACCCCGCGTGGCCCAGCCtctcccaggatgcattgcacTTCAGTGATGAACTGCCTTTCCAAGAGGTAACGTCCAATCAACTCGACCGAACAGCAAACCCACACATGCTGAAACACACAAGCTGAACAAGCCAACTTTCTTGTCGTGTCCAACTTTTCGGCGGAGGTGGTCTTCGTGGGGTAGACCTTGTTCTCCATAGGATACtccagaataaaaaacacagttcacatccctgacacacacatggagacctACCAACACATGTCACGTGTCAGGATTTGCATACATCTTGGAGTTAACGtgcgtgtctgcatgtgtgtgtttgtgtgatgttatGTAAAGCGGTAACTTTTTGCACTTTGTGATCGGTTTGACAAACCTGAATTtgtcctccctccatcttcttccctGGAGCTAAATCTCAAGTGACAGACCTGAACAATGAACCTGTCAATCTCTTTCCTGCCCCGTTACATTCCAGTTGTATATAATGTGGGTTAAAGAGCTAAATCTAAATACAGCCGTGAGCAGCGATTTGCATGATGTAACCTTTTCCGGTTAAAGGCCAGAAAggttatttcatacattttaattctCATTAAAGAAGAAGTCGTTCAAAGAAATGCTGAAGACTTTACTTTGCCATGGCCTTTTGTTAAATCCACTTATTACCCATTTTTTACACTAAACTGGTATTTTAAATCTTGACCCCATGACCCTTGAAGGATGAGCAGTATAGATGAAGGATGTCTTTTGGACTGGTTGGtacggtggtgcagtggttgttACTGTGGGCTCACAACAACAATTTTCTGGGTTCGAACATGGTGGCTGACGAAGGAGCATTTAATCATCTTAGAGTTGTTCTCTGGGTTCCGCCTTGACTTTTTGAAGACACTCAGAATATACGTGGaatagaaattaaaatgttaacacaCTAATCTGGGCCGTTTACAATAGAAAAGTATCCACTACACTGTAAAAACGTGTAGTTTGAGTCATAATACTGTTTGAATACTGTGTTGAATCATATTACTGATGAATAGTTGGCGCACATTAAGTGTCTGTGCTCCTTCAGAAGGAATCTTTGAATGTTGGCGTTGATGAGCTTGACACCTGAACTGAAGTCAGGTTGTCAGTCTCCATCTGTGACACTCAGTTAATTACACAGTGTTTGGAGTCTGGAATGTTCCATGATGGAAGCCAGTTTGGTCACAAGGACCAGAACGAGAATGTGTTGAGGACAAAACAAgtgaacagacacagagacagtgtgagacagagaccTGAGTCGTCCACACAGACGGACGACAGAGCCAATCGGTCCGAAGGTGAAACGTCTCCTCCGACACAAAGCTGCTGCACTTCAGTTCCTACCACGGTAAGAACCACCTGGAAACTTCTCCTCCTGTCAGTTTATATGAGTAACAATGACTTTTAAGACAGGATACTTTTTATATGTCCCGATTTTTgaattataaatgaataattattgTTAACTATACCAATAATAATAACGGTATTCGTGAAGCAGTATTCCgggtttgtttatatattttaatctttCAGAATAAGTGATATTTGCAGATCTgacaatacaaacattttaataaaaaggtAACTTGCACCTTATGCTTTCGGTCAAGTGAGAAACTCTGTAGCTACGAGGTTCATTCACACGTTTGGAATGTTtggttgttttaaaataaacagaaaaatgtatatatttatatattttccaaTGGTCCCATAGATTGTGTTAACAGTGTTAATGTAATTTAGCTGGATGCTCGATGGCTGAACGTTTAGTTCCCATGTGAGTTGATCCCCTCTCGGTCTCTCCGACTGAGTTCATCAAATAAAGAAGCTGAAAATCACTTCAGAAATTTATAAATGCAAACGTGTTGAATTCAGTTTGAATGCACCAGTTGAGAATGGAACATGGGACAGTGACGGCAGATAGGCAGTTGAATGTTAGATCACTGCTGTGATGCAAATGATAATTAAAGCTGTAACAAGAGTGACTGGATTTACTTCACAGTGGAAAAGCGTCTATCACCTCAGGAGCTGTGAGGTGAAACATTTCAAGGATTTCAAAAATGCTTTTATTCATAAttagggggaagaggagaaaatgaaaaacaacacaatttaaatACGTCCATTTTATAATTTGCACAATTTTCAGTTTGGAAAAAGTGTAACTTGTGACTTTACaagtttgtgttactgtgtttcAGATCCCGATCGGCCGCCAGCATGTTCAACATATTACACCTGGCTGCACTCAGTGTGCTCGCAGGTGAGAGGttacacaactcacacacaaccactcactTCATTCACACTGACAAGATGTCGTTAGAAAGCCTCCTAGAGATGAGCGACAAATTAACGAAGTAGAAAAGTGTTAAGTGATGTTCGATCagaattaatattaaaatgattttccGTAAAATAAAATAGCTACAAGAGTTCAGACCTTTACTGTGAAAATATGACCTTCTTTAATTTTTCTtaaatcataaaacaaaaaaataaacctcaACAAATTGACTCCTGaggtctgtttttattcataatgtAACAACAGATCCAACCAAAAACCTCTTGTCTCAATATCTTCAGGTACGGCAACAACCCAGAGCTTTACCGGTTCAGCTGAATTGAACATCACGTCGTGCCCCATCAACCTCTACGGACagaaatatgacaaaatatatgTGAGTAATAAACAGTCAATGTGTTTTAATCAACCTACCAATTACGTTAATAACTAACTGATCAAATGTTTA
Proteins encoded in this region:
- the LOC133966815 gene encoding uncharacterized protein LOC133966815 — its product is MIVNVFIIFISTVYLSCHQSLGSPSQWSYFNVTQPEYQTVNQDGSASISCEHDAPVQSSSILDVRLNRVSEGRTSMLCQKGMEDCENIVMYPQYPNKCLFILLNLGPEDMDAKYQCEFTVKKDDIDKTKKGNPTRLRPERDCVTPPPPSPPPPPAPAPQLNALTWILIGLMALFLLYGCVITCIFIRLRVTNQNQRIVHENSTYVEMRKAPLRDL